From Novipirellula artificiosorum, the proteins below share one genomic window:
- a CDS encoding polyprenyl synthetase family protein yields MDSTSTLRSVPLSHSFNCENADVSDLEPTSASELTDASKQQIARMYSAISDEMEQIEQRFQLELQTPYESLVPILRHGTQLGGKRLRPAMLLLSAAACGKLSADHVALGTVIEMVHTATLIHDDVLDAADTRRHVPTVNAMWNNHTSILLGDYLFAQAFRLAATLGSIEVCQWLGEASRLICEGEMRQVLTRDVIDLDEPTYLEMIQGKTAELCRVGCRLGARFAGGSPAAIEALSSYGNSLGIAFQIADDYLDLWGSDQRAGKTLGTDLEQGKMTLPLIRLLCTASEGDRKQIRRLLSGPSHDRAERLAPWIDQSDAKLYTQQVADNYRQSAIDSLELLDQSEAKESLIAIANFAVHRRF; encoded by the coding sequence ATGGACTCGACCTCAACCCTTCGCAGCGTTCCTTTGTCGCACTCTTTTAACTGTGAAAATGCCGACGTTTCGGATCTCGAGCCCACATCGGCTTCGGAGCTGACCGACGCGTCGAAACAACAAATCGCTAGGATGTACAGTGCGATTTCTGACGAAATGGAGCAGATTGAGCAGCGGTTTCAGCTCGAATTGCAAACCCCTTACGAATCGTTGGTCCCAATCCTACGCCACGGAACCCAATTGGGGGGGAAGCGACTGCGGCCCGCAATGTTGCTGCTTTCGGCTGCTGCCTGCGGGAAACTTAGCGCGGATCATGTCGCTTTAGGGACGGTGATCGAGATGGTTCACACCGCGACCTTGATTCATGACGACGTCTTGGACGCAGCCGACACACGGCGGCATGTGCCAACGGTCAATGCGATGTGGAATAACCACACCAGCATCTTGTTGGGCGATTACCTGTTTGCTCAGGCGTTTCGTTTGGCTGCGACGTTAGGTTCGATCGAGGTATGCCAGTGGCTTGGCGAAGCTTCGAGATTGATCTGCGAAGGGGAGATGCGACAGGTTCTAACGCGTGATGTGATTGATTTGGATGAGCCGACCTACTTGGAGATGATTCAAGGCAAGACGGCGGAGCTTTGCCGTGTCGGTTGCAGATTGGGCGCCAGATTCGCAGGTGGATCGCCTGCGGCAATTGAGGCGCTTTCGAGCTACGGAAACTCGCTCGGCATCGCCTTTCAAATCGCGGATGACTACCTCGATCTTTGGGGCAGCGACCAACGCGCCGGCAAGACCTTGGGAACCGATTTAGAACAAGGCAAAATGACGTTGCCACTGATTCGCTTGCTGTGCACGGCATCGGAGGGAGATCGAAAACAGATTCGTCGCTTGCTGTCAGGGCCGAGCCATGATCGAGCCGAGCGGCTAGCTCCTTGGATCGATCAAAGCGACGCGAAGCTTTACACGCAGCAAGTGGCGGACAACTATCGGCAATCGGCGATCGATTCGCTGGAATTGCTCGATCAGAGTGAAGCGAAGGAATCGCTGATCGCGATCGCCAACTTCGCCGTGCATCGACGTTTCTGA
- the moaC gene encoding cyclic pyranopterin monophosphate synthase MoaC, which produces MSHFTPSGDAQMVDVSTKAITVRQAVATAEIVMNSATAGVIRHQSAAKGDVLGVARLAGIQATKLTAQLIPLCHSIPIESVTIDFQWVVEGPEQRPEGEKQTLLCVATVRTSAKTGVEMEAMTAASIAALTVYDMVKSIDKAISIGPIVLQHKSGGKSGDFHRN; this is translated from the coding sequence TTGTCTCACTTTACACCTTCGGGCGACGCCCAAATGGTCGATGTGTCGACCAAAGCGATTACGGTTCGCCAAGCGGTAGCTACCGCGGAAATCGTGATGAATTCCGCTACCGCCGGCGTGATCCGTCATCAATCTGCGGCCAAAGGAGATGTGCTTGGTGTCGCTCGCTTGGCGGGCATCCAGGCGACAAAGCTGACGGCGCAGCTCATTCCATTGTGCCATTCCATCCCGATCGAATCGGTTACCATCGATTTTCAATGGGTGGTCGAAGGTCCCGAGCAACGACCGGAGGGCGAGAAACAAACGCTGCTCTGCGTCGCCACCGTTCGCACCTCAGCAAAAACGGGCGTCGAAATGGAAGCGATGACCGCCGCGTCGATCGCAGCCTTGACCGTTTATGACATGGTCAAATCGATCGACAAGGCGATTTCCATCGGTCCGATCGTGTTGCAGCATAAATCGGGTGGCAAGTCGGGCGATTTTCATCGCAATTAG